In Symmachiella dynata, the following are encoded in one genomic region:
- a CDS encoding ArnT family glycosyltransferase, with amino-acid sequence MQRISDTTWLIIILAAGIGLRVAVLWTQFDHLAEDRDAYRAIAQHVAAGQGYLHPQTQQPTAYRPPAYTLIVAAILKTGLNDAGIAALHLVLGAGTILLSYATARRLGLSRFSLVAAAITAVDPLLLQSTTLVMTETLAAFLLALLFWTIAPNTDSNPPTNGRLLSVGLVFGLNALCRPTIWAFGALAAVWWILRRIGRQDVVNPLPILLGILLITSPWVVRNVIVLGRPILTTTHGGYTLLLGNNPVYYHEVVGGDWNAVWSGESLKNWQDGLEQEIQKHDPPITTEIARDRWMNDRAHDNIAAEPGFFLRASFLRLARGLWGVVPLQEPTSILGRILKYSVCAFYVIILADMILGLCSLKKNQWPDWMPAALLLVSFTLVHTCYWANMRMRTPLMPVIALFVAQGCWAIWHWRGRSLKTKV; translated from the coding sequence GTGCAACGGATTTCCGACACAACTTGGCTGATCATCATCCTCGCCGCAGGAATCGGCTTGCGAGTCGCCGTATTATGGACGCAATTTGACCATCTGGCCGAGGACCGCGACGCCTATCGCGCAATCGCCCAGCATGTCGCAGCGGGCCAAGGTTACCTGCATCCCCAAACACAACAACCGACCGCCTACCGCCCCCCGGCCTATACCCTGATCGTCGCAGCGATCTTGAAAACCGGGCTGAACGACGCGGGAATTGCCGCTCTGCATCTGGTCTTAGGAGCAGGAACCATACTGCTGAGCTATGCCACGGCTCGCCGACTCGGTTTATCACGATTTAGCCTGGTTGCGGCGGCAATCACCGCTGTCGATCCGTTATTACTACAGTCCACGACGTTGGTCATGACCGAAACGCTGGCGGCGTTTTTGCTGGCTTTATTGTTTTGGACAATCGCTCCGAACACAGATTCCAACCCGCCCACAAACGGTCGGTTACTGAGCGTGGGATTGGTTTTCGGTCTGAACGCACTCTGCCGACCAACCATTTGGGCGTTTGGAGCCTTGGCAGCTGTGTGGTGGATCCTGCGGCGCATCGGCCGACAAGATGTCGTCAACCCCCTGCCGATTCTTTTAGGGATTCTGCTCATCACGTCGCCTTGGGTCGTTAGAAACGTCATCGTGTTGGGCCGACCCATTCTGACCACGACACATGGAGGGTATACGCTACTACTGGGAAATAACCCGGTGTACTACCACGAAGTGGTCGGTGGAGATTGGAACGCCGTCTGGTCGGGTGAAAGCCTTAAGAATTGGCAAGACGGATTGGAGCAGGAGATACAAAAGCATGATCCGCCGATCACAACGGAAATCGCGCGGGACCGCTGGATGAACGACCGCGCGCACGACAATATTGCCGCCGAGCCAGGATTTTTCTTACGGGCTTCCTTTTTGAGATTGGCGCGGGGACTGTGGGGCGTTGTTCCCCTTCAGGAGCCCACATCGATTTTAGGACGCATCTTGAAATACAGCGTCTGCGCTTTCTATGTGATTATCTTGGCCGACATGATTTTGGGACTCTGCTCTCTCAAAAAGAATCAATGGCCCGATTGGATGCCCGCTGCGCTGTTGTTGGTCTCGTTTACACTGGTCCATACGTGTTATTGGGCCAACATGCGAATGCGAACGCCGTTGATGCCGGTCATTGCACTGTTCGTAGCGCAGGGATGTTGGGCGATTTGGCACTGGCGCGGCAGGTCTCTTAAAACGAAAGTCTAG